The Pseudomonas sp. IB20 region TGCGGTACTGGTGGACCTGAGAAATACACCCTCAAGCCCAAAGCGGATCAACTGTGGGAGCTGGCGCCGCTCCCACGGTTGTTTTGCGGTGTTTCCAAGTATTCAGCCTGGCAAATGCCCCAGGGGCAAGGCGCCTGGGGTTTTCACGGTCTGGATCGCGAAGTTGCTGCGGATATCCCTCACGCCCGGCAGCTTCAGCAGGCTCCCAGTAACAAACCGCTCATACCCACGCAAATCCGGCACCACCACCTGCAATAGAAAATCCGACTCGCCCGACACTAAAAAAGCCGAGATCACCTCGGGCAACGCCGTCACCGCCTCACGAAACGCATTCGCCTCGGTGTCGTTATGCCGTTCCACCTTCACGCCGACAAACACCATCATGCCCAAGCCGACTTCATCGCGATCCAGCGTCGCCTGATAGCCGCGAATCACCCCGGCCTCTTCCAACAGCCGCACGCGCCGCAAGCAAGGTGAGGCAGACAGGCCGATCTCATCAGCCAGTTGCACATTGCTCAGGCGCCCGTCCCGTTGCAGGGCTTCAAGAATCTTGCGGTCAAAGGCATCGAGTTTTAGATTTGGCATAAATGAATGGTCGCTGGCTTTATAAGTGGCAGATAGTGCCAAGACTAGACGCTTTTCTAGCTGACTACGCAAGCACCTGCCTCGCCCTCCCGCCCTAGAATTAGCCGACAATTGAAGGGGGTGAAACATGGCGCAGCTCTGGTTATTTTTGGTGGCGCTGTCGGTGGTGTATCTGCTGCCGGGGCCGGACATGATCTTGTTGCTGCAAACCGGCGCGCGCCAGGGCAAGGCATTGGCGCTGACCACGGCAATCGGTTTGGGACTAGCGCGGGCGTGCCACGTGGCGTTGGCAGGCATGGGGCTGGCGACCTTGTTCAAGGTGGCGCCATGGACCTTTGATGTGGTGCGCCTGGGTGGCGCGGCCTATCTGTTATGGCTGGGCGTGCAATGCCTGCGCACCAATATGCTGCCAGCGCTCGAAGCCTCTCACGGCGCCCCGCCAGCCCATGCCTGGCGCGCGGCCTTTCAACGCGGCCTGCTGACCAATCTGCTCAACCCCAAGGCCCTGTTGTTCTGCTCGGTGCTGCTGCCGCAATTCATCAACCCGCAAAGCGGCCCGGTGGCGGCGCAATTTGCGTTGCTGGGCGTGATCCTGGTGAGTGTCGGTTTCGTCTTCGATTGTTGCTACGCCCTGGCCGGCGCACGCATCGGCCGCTGGCTGGCACGTAATCGCTCGGCACAACGTATGCAGCAGTGGTTATTCGGCAGTCTGTTGATCGGTTTTGCGCTGCGTCTCACTTTTGTGCAGCACGCCTGAGCCCTGCGGTGTATCCACGTCATCTTTTGTATCAAAGACGCTGTAAGATACGCCGCACTTAGCCAGGGATGCTCACCATGTTCGATACGTTGAAAGCGATCAGCCGCCGTTTTCTCAGCCTGTTAACCACTGTGGTGAGTGCCCTGTTCGGCCAATGGCAACCGCCATCCTGGCTGCGCGCCATCGGCCATGGCCTGGCGAACCTGGGCCGCAAGGCTCGCGCTTACCCGCGTCAGGCTGGCGCTGGGGTGTTGGGGCTGGTGTTGCTGGCCGCCGCCGGCTTCTATGGCTGGCATTGGTATTCAAACCTGCCGCAGCCGCACACCGTGGGTTATTCGCTGCACAAACCTAACCTGACGGATTACACCCAGCAGCCGCCGGTTGTGGATAACTTGCAGGTGCGTTTCGCTGAATCCGTGGCCCCGTTGGCGGCGATTGGTAAACCGGTTACCGAAGGCATCACGCTCAAGCCCACTGTGGCGGGCGCCTGGCGCTGGTCCGACGACCGCACCTTACTGTTCGTGCCGGAAAAAGATTGGCCCATCGACACCCATTACACCCTCGACCTGACCAAGAAAAATCTCCTGGCCGACGGCGTGCTGCTCAGCCAGTACAGCAGCCAGTTTTCTACCCAGCCGTTCCGCGCCACCCTGGCCCATAACGAGCTGTACCAAGACCCGTCCAACCCAACGCTGAAACAGCTGGTGGCGACCTTCCACTTTTCCCACCCGGTGGACGAAGACAACCTGCGTAAGCGCGTGTCCGTGACCCTCGGCAAAGGCCTGGCTTACCGTGATGCGCAGCTGCCTAACCGCCCCGAAATCACCTTCGACGACACCAAGCTCAACGCCTACGTACGCTCCGCCGCCCTGGCCACGCCGCTGGAAAGCACACCGGTCAGCGCCAAGCTCGACGAAGGCATCAAGGCCCGTGATGGCGGCAATGCCAACAACGCGCCGCTGGTGGCGGAAGTCACTGTGCCCGGTCGCTATCGCCTGACCTTTACCGGCGCCGACGTCAGTTTTGTCGACAACGAACGCGGCGAGCCGGAGCCGGTGCTGATGTTCAGCAGTTCCAGCGCCGTAGCCGATGACACCATCTCCGGTAAGGTGCAGGCTTGGCTGCTGCCGGAAAAAGCCCAGGACGACACCCGCCCCTACACCAGCAACGACATCGACGACACCCTGCTCGCCCGCAGCACCAAGGTCAACTTGACCCACGTGCCCAGCGTCGAGCCGCTGAACACCCTGCACGCCTTCAAGTTCAAGGCCCCGGCTGGCCGCGCGCTGTATGTGCGCGTGCCCGCGAACCTGGAAGCCATTGGCGGCTACCTGGCGAAAAACCCTACGGCCTCCTTGATCAGCATGCCCGCATATCCGCGTACCTTGCAGTTCTTGTCTGACGGCGCACTGCTCAGCCTCAACGGCGAAAAACGCCTGGGCTTCATGGCCCGTGGCGTGCCCGGCGCCCACGTCGAAATCGCTCGCCTGCTGCCCAACCAGTTGCAGCACCTGGTGGACCAGAGCAGCGGCAGCTTCGCTCGGCCGAACTTCGGCAACGAATACTTTGATCGGATGGTCGAGCGTCAGTCGCTGGATATTCCGCTGTCGTCTAATGACCCGGCGAAAACCGTTTATGACAACGTCGATCTGAGCCACTACCTCACCGCCAACGGCGGGCGTCGCGGCATTTTCGTACTCAAGCTGAGCCCTCAGGACGACCCGGCCGAGCGCACGTTTGAATACGACCGCAGCAGCACCAGCGATCTGCGTTTCATCGTGGTCACCGACCTCGGCATCATCGCCAAGCGCGCAAGCGACGGCAGCCATGATGTGTACGTGCAGTCGATCGGCAATGGTTCGCCGGTGGCGGATGCGCAAGTCGACATCATCGGCCGCAACGGTCTGGCGGTCAGCAGTGGCCGCACCGACGCCGAAGGCCATGTGCATTTCGCCAAGCTGGATGAATTGCGCCGTGAGAAAACGCCGCTGATGTACGTGGTCACTCGCGGCAATGACCAGTCCTTCCTGCCGATTGCCCGTCAGTCTCAGCAGCTGGATTTGTCGCGTTTCGACGTAGGCGGTTTGGAAGAAGACGGTGCGATTGATCGCCTCAGCGCGTACCTGTTTACCGACCGTGGCCTGTATCGCCCGGGCGAGACGGCGCACGTGGGCATGATCGTACGCAGTGGCAACTGGAAAGGCGCCCTGCAGGGCCTGCCGGTGGAGCTGCAAATCACCGACCCACGCGGCCTGGAGGTAATTCGCCAGCCACTGAAGTTGTCCACCAGCGGTTTTGAAACCTTTGATTTCCCCAGCAGTGAAGTCGCCCCGGCTGGCGATTACACCGCCACCTTGCAATTGATTGGCGAGAAAAACACCCGCACCGACCTGGGCAGTGTCAGCTTCAAGGTCCGAGATTTCGAGCCGGACCGCATGAAGGTCAGCCTGAGCCTGCACGAAACGCCGGTGCCGGGCTGGATCCCACCGGACCAAGTGGTGGCTAAAGTCACCGCGATGCACCTGTTCGGCGCCCCGGCGTCCGGCCGCCGGGTCACGGCGAAGATGTCCCTGAGCCCGACGCTCGCGGCCTTCGACCGTTATCCCGATTACCGCTTCCGCCTCAACGACTCATTGGAAGACGCCAGCACCGAAGACCTCGCCGAAACCACCGTCGATGACAACGGCCAGGCCGTGCTTGACCTCAACCTGCAACGCTTCGCCAACAGCACCTATCGCCTGCAGGTCATGACCCAGGTATTCGAGGCCGAAGGTGGCCGTAACGTAGCGGCGCAAAGTGCGCTGCTGGTGTCGTCCGCGCCGTATCTGGTGGGTGTGAAAAGTCAGGATTCGCTCTCATACGTGGCCAAGGACGCCCCGCGTCAGGTGCAGTGGCTGGCCGTCGCGCCGGACCTTACGCCAGTGGCAGTGGATGGCCTGACCAGCGAAGTGGTCGAGCACCGTTATGTGTCGGTGCTGGTGAAACAATCCAACGGCACCTACAAGTACGAATCGCGCATCAAAAACATCAGCCAGCCGGCCTCACCGCTGACGATGACCAAGGACGGCGCCAAGCAGACCCTGAACACCGGCACGCCGGGCGACTTCACCCTGCAACTCAAGGATGCCAACGGCAACCTGCTCAACCAAATCGACTACAGCGTAGCCGGGCGTGGCAACACTTCGCGCTCCCTGGAGCGTAACGCCGAGTTGCAACTGCGCCTGGATAAACGCAGCTATGCCACCGGTGATGAAATTGCGATCAGCATTCGCGCGCCTTACACCGGCGCCGGCTTGATCACCATCGAGCGCGATAAGGTCTACACCCAGCAGTGGTTCAAGGCCGACAGCACCAACAGCGTGCAACATATCCGCGTGCCGGCAGGCCTTGAGGGCAATGCCTACGTCAACGTGCAGTTTGTGCGGGACATCGGCTCGTCCGAGGTCTACATGAGCCCGCTGTCCTACGGCGTGGTGCCGTTCAGCATCAACCTGGATGCGCGGCGCATGGCGCTGAAGGTCGAAGGCCCGGCGAAGATCGAACCGGGACAAACCCTGGACATCAAGGTCACGGCCGACCGCCCAGGCCGCGCGGTGGTTTACGCGGTTGACGAAGGCATCTTGCAAGTGGCGCGCTACCAGACGCCGGACCCATTGGGCTTCTTCTTCCAGAAGCGCGCATTGGAAGTCGGCACCAGTCAGATTCTTGACCTGATCCTACCGGAATTCAGCCGCCTGCTCAGTGGGGCAGCGCCCGGTGGCGATACCGAAGGCGCCCTGGCCAACCACCTCAACCCATTCAAGCGTAAACATCAGCCACCGGTGGCGTGGTGGTCCGGGCTGGTGGACCTGCCGGCCGGTGAAACCGTGCTGCATTACCAAGTGCCGGACAGCTTCAACGGCAAGCTGCACCTGTTTGCGGTGGCAGTGGATGCCGACAGCGTGGGTGTCAGCGAGGCCAGCACCGACGTGCGTGGGCCGATCGTGATCACGCCGAACGTGCCGGCCTTTGTCGCGCCGGGGGATGTGTTCAATGTGAGCGCCGGGGTGTTCAGCAACCTCGACGCAGCGGCGGACGTGAAGTTTGAACTGCAGACCAGCGACGGCCTCAACGTGCAAGGCAACAAAGGCAGCACCTTGTCGTTGCAACCGCGCAAGGAAGGCACCGCTGAGTTCAAAATCAAGGTCGGCGAAACCCTCGGCTCGGCGGACCTGCGTTTTATCGCCGTGCTGCCCGATGGCAAACGCATCCAGGTCGGGGAAACCACCTCGATCCGCCCGCTGAGCGAACACCGCGTGGCCCTGAGCCTGGGTCGTTTCGACAGCGCCAGCAAAGAGCTCAAGCCAACGCGCGAACTGTTCAGCCAACTGCGTGATGTGCAGCTGGGCGTGGCGGCCTCGCCGCTGGTGTGGGCCAACGGCCTCAAGCATTACCTGGATGACTATGGCTACGCCTGCACCGAGCAGTTGGTGTCCAAGGCCATGCCGGCGTTGATCTGGGGCGGCACGGCGCCAGAAGCCGAGCAAGCGTTCAGCAGCGCGGTGCGCATGTTGCGTCAACGCCAGAACCAGGCCGGCGGCTTCGGTTTGTGGGCGGCCAACCCGGATGTGGCGCCGTATGCCAGCCTGTACGCCACCGACTTCCTGATCGAAGCCAAGGAACGCGGGCTGCCAGTGCCGGAAGATTTGCTGGTGCGCTCCAATGCGTATCTGACGGACCTGGCCAACGGCCCGAGCGAAGGGCTGTCGGAATTGCGCAACCGTGCCTACGC contains the following coding sequences:
- a CDS encoding LysE family translocator codes for the protein MAQLWLFLVALSVVYLLPGPDMILLLQTGARQGKALALTTAIGLGLARACHVALAGMGLATLFKVAPWTFDVVRLGGAAYLLWLGVQCLRTNMLPALEASHGAPPAHAWRAAFQRGLLTNLLNPKALLFCSVLLPQFINPQSGPVAAQFALLGVILVSVGFVFDCCYALAGARIGRWLARNRSAQRMQQWLFGSLLIGFALRLTFVQHA
- a CDS encoding alpha-2-macroglobulin yields the protein MFDTLKAISRRFLSLLTTVVSALFGQWQPPSWLRAIGHGLANLGRKARAYPRQAGAGVLGLVLLAAAGFYGWHWYSNLPQPHTVGYSLHKPNLTDYTQQPPVVDNLQVRFAESVAPLAAIGKPVTEGITLKPTVAGAWRWSDDRTLLFVPEKDWPIDTHYTLDLTKKNLLADGVLLSQYSSQFSTQPFRATLAHNELYQDPSNPTLKQLVATFHFSHPVDEDNLRKRVSVTLGKGLAYRDAQLPNRPEITFDDTKLNAYVRSAALATPLESTPVSAKLDEGIKARDGGNANNAPLVAEVTVPGRYRLTFTGADVSFVDNERGEPEPVLMFSSSSAVADDTISGKVQAWLLPEKAQDDTRPYTSNDIDDTLLARSTKVNLTHVPSVEPLNTLHAFKFKAPAGRALYVRVPANLEAIGGYLAKNPTASLISMPAYPRTLQFLSDGALLSLNGEKRLGFMARGVPGAHVEIARLLPNQLQHLVDQSSGSFARPNFGNEYFDRMVERQSLDIPLSSNDPAKTVYDNVDLSHYLTANGGRRGIFVLKLSPQDDPAERTFEYDRSSTSDLRFIVVTDLGIIAKRASDGSHDVYVQSIGNGSPVADAQVDIIGRNGLAVSSGRTDAEGHVHFAKLDELRREKTPLMYVVTRGNDQSFLPIARQSQQLDLSRFDVGGLEEDGAIDRLSAYLFTDRGLYRPGETAHVGMIVRSGNWKGALQGLPVELQITDPRGLEVIRQPLKLSTSGFETFDFPSSEVAPAGDYTATLQLIGEKNTRTDLGSVSFKVRDFEPDRMKVSLSLHETPVPGWIPPDQVVAKVTAMHLFGAPASGRRVTAKMSLSPTLAAFDRYPDYRFRLNDSLEDASTEDLAETTVDDNGQAVLDLNLQRFANSTYRLQVMTQVFEAEGGRNVAAQSALLVSSAPYLVGVKSQDSLSYVAKDAPRQVQWLAVAPDLTPVAVDGLTSEVVEHRYVSVLVKQSNGTYKYESRIKNISQPASPLTMTKDGAKQTLNTGTPGDFTLQLKDANGNLLNQIDYSVAGRGNTSRSLERNAELQLRLDKRSYATGDEIAISIRAPYTGAGLITIERDKVYTQQWFKADSTNSVQHIRVPAGLEGNAYVNVQFVRDIGSSEVYMSPLSYGVVPFSINLDARRMALKVEGPAKIEPGQTLDIKVTADRPGRAVVYAVDEGILQVARYQTPDPLGFFFQKRALEVGTSQILDLILPEFSRLLSGAAPGGDTEGALANHLNPFKRKHQPPVAWWSGLVDLPAGETVLHYQVPDSFNGKLHLFAVAVDADSVGVSEASTDVRGPIVITPNVPAFVAPGDVFNVSAGVFSNLDAAADVKFELQTSDGLNVQGNKGSTLSLQPRKEGTAEFKIKVGETLGSADLRFIAVLPDGKRIQVGETTSIRPLSEHRVALSLGRFDSASKELKPTRELFSQLRDVQLGVAASPLVWANGLKHYLDDYGYACTEQLVSKAMPALIWGGTAPEAEQAFSSAVRMLRQRQNQAGGFGLWAANPDVAPYASLYATDFLIEAKERGLPVPEDLLVRSNAYLTDLANGPSEGLSELRNRAYASYLLSRQGILVSGALSDIRERYESYFKDTWQNDLGAAYLAASYKLLKQDRQADTLFRKIPWRSLVDKWVSDGLYYDPLVHDAEHLHLLARHFPELLDDVPTALLDKLGKRLNEQRYNSLSAALLLRALDNYGQRAQSDMTLKATAWLGDKQQQLLEMAGQPPRAAVPGATQKLVMEKTDGPAAFYMLSEAGFDKGAKLKPINNGLEIIHEYLDLKGEPVSKVAVGDEFLVRLRLRATDRDQVQQVAVVDLLPGGVEPVYNLPPEPEAASADESEGDDSEYVETADGDETDAWQAPIGETELSNWQPDYVDVRDDRVVVYGTALRDVSTFVYRVRATNAGTFNTPPAYAEGMYETTLQGRGKVGQLEITKP
- a CDS encoding Lrp/AsnC family transcriptional regulator encodes the protein MPNLKLDAFDRKILEALQRDGRLSNVQLADEIGLSASPCLRRVRLLEEAGVIRGYQATLDRDEVGLGMMVFVGVKVERHNDTEANAFREAVTALPEVISAFLVSGESDFLLQVVVPDLRGYERFVTGSLLKLPGVRDIRSNFAIQTVKTPGALPLGHLPG